A window of Aromatoleum bremense genomic DNA:
GGATCGCCTTGTACTCGAGGAATTCCTCGAGCCCGTACACGCCGTTCTCGCGCCCGAGTCCCGACTGGCGGTAGCCGCCGAACGGCGCGAGCGGGTTCCACGGCGCGCCATTGACATCGACCTGGCCGGTGCGGATGCGGCGTGCGACCGCGAGCGCATGTTCGTCGGTGCCGGCCCACACGCTGCCGGCGAGCCCGTAGATCGAATCGTTCGCGATGCGAACCGCGTCCTCGTCGCCGTCGTGCGGCAGGATCACGAGCACCGGGCCGAAGATCTCCTCCTGCGCGACGCTCGCCTTCGGGTCCTCGACGACGAGCACCGTCGGCGCGACGAAGAAGCCGTCCCCGCCGAGCGCCGCGTCGACGCCACCACACGCGAGCCGCGCACCTTCGTCGAGGCCGCGGCGGATGTAGTCGACGACGCGGTCGCGCTGCGCCTGCGACACCAGGGGGCCCAGGCGGCTGCCTTCGGCGAGCGCCGGGCCGACCTTGAACGACGACGCGGTGGCCGCGGCGAGCGTCGCCGCCTCGGCGAGCTTCGCGCGCGGCACGAGCAGGCGCGTATGCGCCGAGCAGGTTTGCCCGGAATTCAGCAGGCAGTTCGACACAGTGCCCTTGACTGCCGCGGCGAGATCCGCGTCGTCGAGCACGATCGCCGCCGACTTGCCGCCGAGTTCGAGCGCGACCTTTTTCACCGTCGCCGCGGCAAGCTCGGCGACCCGTCGCCCGGCGCGCGTCGACCCGGTGAAGGACACCATGTCGACGCGCGGGTCCGATGCGAGCACTTCGCCGACGACCGGGCCGTAACCGGTGATGAGGTTGAAGACGCCGGCCGGTAGCCCCGCTGCCTCGATGATCTCGGCGAGAATGAACGCGTTGATCGGCGCGACTTCGGACGGCTTGAGCACGACCGTGCAGCCCGCGGCGAGCGCCGGCGCGACTTTCAGCGTGATCTGGTTGAGCGGGAAGTTCCACGGCGTGATCGCGCCGACCACGCCGACCGGCTCGCGCACGACGAGCGAATTGCCGACGCGCGCTTCCCATTCGAACTCGCGCGCGAGCTTCGCGTAATGCTGCCAGCTCGCGAGCGGCCCGCCGACCTGGATGCGCGAGGCCATTTTCAGCGGCATGCCGACTTCGTGCGCGATCGCCAGCGCGAGCTCGTCGCTGCGCGCCTGGAAGCCCGTGGCGATGCGCTCGAGGTATTGCGCGCGTTCCGCCGGGGACGTGCGCGACCACGAGTCGAACGCGCCGCGCGCCGCGGCGATCGCGGCTTCGGCGTCCGCCGGCACGCCTTCGGGAATACGGGCGTAGACCGACGCGTCGCTCGGGTCGATGACGTCGATGAAGCCGCGGCCTTGTGCAGCGACCCAGCGGCCATCGATGAAAAACTTGTCGCGTAAGAGAGTCATGGAGCTGCCCTCGGCTGGAAGGAAAACCCGTCGACTATAACGAACCGGTAACGTTGCACGCCGGCACCGCTCAGTGTTCCTTGCCGTCGATCCGCGCCTGCAGCAGGAAAGGCGTGTAGCGCCACGCGAGAAGGCCGAAGCAGGCCGCCCAGCACAGCGCGGACAGGTCGATCCACAGCACGTAGCGACCGGGGTCGAGCTGCGTCAGCACGATGCGCAGCACGAAGCCCGCGAGCATGATCCACAGCGCGAACCTGTCGGCCGGCTCGAACACCACCTTGCGTCCGGTGTGGCCTTTCGAGATACGCACCAGCATCGCCGGGACGACCAGCCCCATCGTGCCGAAAGTGAACACGTGCAGCGCCAGCGCCCCGGTCCAGGCCGGCGGGGCCCAGGTGTCGAGTGCGGCGAGCAGCAGCTGCGCAATGATCGCGAGATAGCCGAGATACATGACCGCGAGGTCGAGCCGGCGCAGCCCGAGTTGCGGCTTCCAGAACACGAAGCGGATCGCCAGGAGCAGCGCCAGCACGCACGAGATCGTCGCCGCCAGCGACGGCGGCATCAGGCCGGCGAGCGCGAGCGACACCGCGAGCAGCTTGATTGCGGTGTCGAGCAGCGGATGGCGCAACAGCTCGACCTGGAAGATGCCTTTCATGAACTGCGTCAGCGTGCGCTCCATCATCACGAGGAACGCGACGCGGAACAGCCCGAGCGCCATCAGCCAGCCGGCGCGGAAGTGTTCCGGACTCAGGATCAGGTACTTCGCGAGCAGGAAAGCGGGCAGGATCAGCAGGAAGAAGTAGTTGTCGCGAAAGCTGTCCGTCGCGCGGTGGCGGACGAGCGTCCACATCAGCATCGCGACGATCGCGGCGAGGAACGCGACATTGGACAGCGCGAACAGCGCGGGCGGCCAGCCTGCGCCGAAGAGCATGCCGATCCGCTCGAACAGCCACAACGCCACCAGCAGCATCAGCGCCGGCCCGTGATGGCCGCGGATCTGGACCCAGTTCTTCGACGCCGTGAGCAGAAAGCCGCCGATGACCGCCCAGCCGAAGCCGAAGAACATCTCGTGCGCGTGCCATTGCACGCCGGAAAAGCGCTGCGACGGCAGCGCCGCATGATCGGCGAAGATCGCCGCCCATGCCAGCGGAAACACGATGCCGGACAGGCAGGCGAGGATGAAGAAAGGTCGGAAGCCGACCAGCCATACGGGGTGTGTGGAGAATTTCATGCTCAGCGTCTGGTTGCGTGGCGCTTGTGCGGACAGGAATGGACGGAAACTGTGAAACCGCGCGGATCATAACCCGTGATCGCGAACCGGCGCGCGGGGGAATAGACTTTATCGCCGGCGCGCCGCCGCCCGCAGCCGGACTGAAACGACAAGGAGAAATCCGAATGCCCAGATTTGCCGCGAACCTGACGATGCTGTTCAACGAACTCGATTTCCTCGAGCGCTTCGACGCGGCCGCGCAGGCCGGCTTCAGGGGCGTCGAGTTCCAGTTCCCGTATGCGCTGCCGAAGGAGGCGATCGCCGAGCGGCTCGACCGCGCCGGTCTCGTGCAGGTACTGCACAACCTGCCCGCGGGCGACTGGGAGCACGGCGAGCGCGGCATCGCGTGCCACCCCGACCGCATCGGCGAGTTCCAGGACGGTGTGGGGTGCGCGATCGAGTACGCGCAGGCGCTCGGCTGCACGCAGCTCAACTGCCTCGCCGGGATCGCGCCGCCGGGGGTCGATCCGGACACGCTGCGCGAGACTTTCGTCGCCAACCTGCGCTTCGCCGCGGGCAAGCTCGGCGAGGCCGGCATCCGCCTGCTGATCGAGCCGATCAACACCTGGGACATCCCGGGCTTCTATCTGAACCGCACCGCGCAGGCGGCCGCCCTCATCGACGCGGTCGGCTCGGACAACCTCTTCATCCAGTACGACATCTACCACGCACAGCGCATGGAAGGCGAACTCGGCAACACGATCGCGCGCCACCTGCCGAAGATCGCGCACATGCAGCTCGCGGATACCCCCGGACGCAACGAGCCCGGCACCGGGGAGATCAACTTCGCCTGGCTGTTCGCCCACATCGACCGCCTCGGCTACGACGGCTGGATCGGTTGCGAGTACCGCCCCGCCGCGGGCACCATGGACGGACTCGGCTGGATCGACGCGCTGGCGCGGGCGCGCTGAACGCCTGAGACCGATGAGGGCGACAACCAGCTTTACGCGCAAGGAAGCCGCGATGCCCCGCACTGCGCGCGAAGTCCTGCGAAACATGTTCGCCGCCGCTGTCGCTGCCGCCCAGCCCGAGCGCTGCGTCCCGCCCCACCTGCCGGCGCCGCCGCAGGGGCGCACGATCGTCATCGGCGCCGGCAAGGCGTCGGCGGCGATGGCGCAGGCGCTCGAGCGCCACTGGCCGGGCGAGCTGTCGGGGCTCGTCGTCACGGCTTACGGCCATGCGGTACCGTGCGAACGCATCGAGATCGTCGAAGCCGCGCACCCGGTGCCCGACGGCGCGGGGCTCGCCGCCGCCCGGCGCATGCTCGAACTCGTGCACGGCCTCGACGCGGACGACCTCGTGATCTGCCTGATCTCGGGCGGCGGCTCGGCGCTGCTGCCGCTGCCGGCGCACGGCCTCAGCCTCGACGACAAGCAGGCGGTCAGCCGCGCACTGCTCAGGTCCGGCGCGACGATCGCAGAGATGAACTGCGTGCGCCGCCACCTTTCGGCGATCAAGGGCGGACGGCTCGCGGCCGCCTGCCATCCCGCGCGCATCGTCAATCTGCTGATTTCGGACGTCCCGGGCGACGATCCGGCGGACATCGCCTCGGGTCCGACGGTCGGCGATGCGACGACCTGCGCCGACGCGCTCGGGATCGCGCGCCGCTACCGCATCGAGCTGCCGGGTGCGGCACGCGAGCTGCTCGAAAGCGGCGCGGGCGAGACGGTCAAGCCGGGCGACGCGCGGCTCGAGCGCGTCTCGACGACGCTCGTCGCGACGCCGCAGATCGCGCTGCAGGCCGCGGCAAGCATCGCCCTGGGCGCCGGCTACACGCCCGTGCTGCTCGGCGACAGCATCGAAGGCGAAGCGCGCGACGTCGGCAAGGTCATGGCGGGCATCGCGCGGCAGGTGCGCCGCCACGGCCAGCCGGTCGCGCCGCCGTGCGTGCTGCTGTCGGGCGGCGAGACGACGGTGACGGTACGCGGCAACGGTCGCGGCGGACGCAATGTCGAATTCCTGCTGGCGCTCGCGCTCGCGCTCGATGGCGAACCCGGCGTACATGCGCTCGCCGGCGACACGGACGGCGTCGACGGGCAGGAGGAGATCGCTGGCGCGTTCGTCTCGCCAGACACGCTGGCGCGCGCCCGGTCGCTCGACATCGCGCCGCGCGACCGGCTCGACGACAATGACGCTCACGGCTTCTTCGAGGCGCTCGGCGACGCGCTCGTGACCGGCCCGACGCTGACCAACGTCAACGATTTCCGCGCAATCCTGGTGCTCTGACCCGGGCACCCGAAACGAAGGAGATGGCAATGAAGGATATCAAGGCACTGACGCTCGACGACGTCAAACGCATCGCCGCGGCAGCCGAAGCCGAGGCCGTCGCGAACGGCTGGGCGGTGAGCATCGCGGTGTGCGACGCCGGCGGCCACCCGCTGTGGCTGCAGCGCATGGACGGCGCGCCGCTGATGAGCGCCGTCGTCGCCCCTGAAAAAGCCCGCACCTGCGTGATGACCGGCAAGCCGAGCAAGGTTTTCGAAGACATGGTCAACAGCGGCCGCTACGCCGCACTGGCGATGCCGGTCGTGCCGCTCGAAGGCGGCGAGCCGATCGTCATCGACGCCAACGTGATCGGCGCGGTCGGCGTGTCCGGCGTCAAGGCCGGCGAGGACGCGCAGGTCGCCCGCGCCGGCGTCGAAGCCCTGACCGGAGCCGCGGCATGAGACGCCATCGCCAGTCGCGCATGGCTTCGCGCGCCCGGACGACACCGCCGGCGCATCCGCGCCCGACCGCACCCCGACCGCGCGCGCTGCTTCATGCGGCTTCTTCCGCGAACGCGGCGGTCTCCGTCCGGATCTGCGGGCTCGCCCAGCGCACGATTTCCATGCGCCCGTCGGCATGCTCGACGATCGCGCTGCAACTATCGACCCAGTCGCCGCAGTTCATGTAGCGCACCCCTTCGATCTCATGGTCCGCGGCCCAGTGAATGTGGCCGCAGATCACTCCGTCGAGCCCCTTCTTGCGCGTCGCATGCGCGATCGCCGATTCGAAGTCGAATATGAAATTCACCGCCCGCTTGACCTTCTGCTTGGCGTAGCCGGCAAGCGACCAGTAACCGGGAATGTGCAGCACGCGGCGCAGCCACGACAGCCAGTGGTTGATCCGCACGAGCGCGTTGTAGCCGACGTCGCCGAGCACCGCGAGCCAGCGATGGTGCCGCGTGACCTGATCGTATTCGTCGCCGTGGACGAGCCAGTAGCGGCGCCCGTCGGCGGCTTCATGCACCCATTCGCTTTCGACCCGGATGTCGCCGAAGGCCGTGCCGATGTGCTGGCGCAGCGCTTCGTCGTGGTTGCCGGGAATGAACAGCACGCGGCAGCCGTGGCGCGCGCGGCGCAGCACTTTCTGCACCACCGTGTTCTGCGCGGCCGACCACTGGATGCTGCGACTCATCGCCCAGAAATCGACGATGTCGCCGACCAGATACAGATGCTCCGACGGGTATTCGCGCAGGAACTCCAACAGACGCTCGGCCTGGCACGCGCGGGTGCCGAGGTGGACGTCGGAGATGAACACCGAGCGCACCGCAGGCATCGCTACCGCACCGGGGCTGCGGACGGCGGCAGCTCGCGGCCGCCGGCGCGTGCATGGTCGACGACCTGCCGCAGCGCATCCGCAAAGCGGTCATGGATGCGCTCCCAGTCAAGCGATGCGCTGCGAACGCGCGCATTCGCGGCGAGCCGCATGCGCAGCGCGTCATCGCGCGCAGCCCGCGCCGATTGCGCGACGAATCCCGCGGCGTCGCCCGGTCGGGCGAGCAGGCCGTCCCGCCCGTCGCCGATGACCTCGGACGCGGCGGCGCAGTCGTATGCGACCACGCACAGACCGCTCGCCATCGCTTCGAGCGTCACGTTGCCGTAGGTCTCCGACAGGCTCGGAAAGAGGAACAGGTCGGCCGATGCGTAATGCGCCGCCAGATCGTCGCCGAGCCGTATTCCGGCGAAATGATGTTCGGGATGGTTTTCCTGCAATGCCCGGCGCGACGGTCCGTCGCCGACGATGACGAGCCGCGCATCCGGTCGGCCGCGACGGATCGCCTCGAAGGCTTCGAGCACGAGCGGCAGGTTCTTCTCCGGCGCGAGCCGCCCGACGCTGATGACCGCCAGCCCGCCATCGCCGACACGCCACGAGCGGCGCAGCGCGGCGTCGCGCCGGGCGGGATGAAAGCGCTGTGTATCGACTCCGCGTGCTATGACATCCAGGTTGCGATAGCCGCGCTCCGCCAGATCTCGCGCCATGGCGCGCGTCGGCACGAAGGTGACTGCGGTGCGGTTGTGCAGCCGCTTGAGGTACGCGGACAGCGGCTGCTTCATCCAGCCCACGCCGTAGTGTTCGGCGTAATGATCGAAGTTGGTGTGGAAATCCGATGTCGTCGGGATGCCGAGCTTGGCCGCGGCCGATACCGCCGACCAGCCGAGCGGTCCTTCGGTGGCGACATGCACGACGTCGGGCCGCTGGCGGAACCACATTCCGGCAAGCCGTGCTTTGGCCGGCAGCCCGAAGCGCAGTCCCTCGTAGCTCGGAATCGCCATGCCGCGCGCGAGCACTTGCTCAAGTCCGGGGCTATCGGCGGCATGCTCCGCCACGGCCTGGCGCGGCCGCACGAGCTGGACGTGGTGGCCGCGCGCGATCAGGCCTTCGACGATCCTGCCGAGCGTCATCGCCACGCCATTGACCTCGGGCGACCAGGTTTCGGTCACCAGCGCCACGCGCAGGCTCGACGGCCGCTGGCCGCATTCTTCGGTCACGAAATCGATGGCTTTCATGAGCCCGAAGGCTAGGCGGGGCGGGCGAAAAATCCGTGACGATCGAATGAAGCTTGTGTTACACCGCTAGCGATACGACCGACCCGTTCCCGTCACCCGGAGATCTGCCGATGAAAATCTTCACCCGCCTGCTCTGCGCTGCCGCGCTCGGCCTCGTCGCGGCCGCCTGCAGCAAGGTCACCGTCGAAAACTACGACAAGATCAAGGTCGGGATGACGTACGAGGAGGTCAAGCAGCTGCTCGGCGCACCGAACCAGTGCAGCGACGTGATGACGGTGAAAAGCTGCACGTGGGGCGACGAGAAGCGGCATGTGCAGGTGAGCTTCGTCGCCGACCAGGTGGTGCTGTTCAACTCCGAGAACCTGCGCTAGCGGCGCGGGCCTGCAGCTGCCTGCCGCGCAGCGCGATGGCGCTGATCAGGCCGAGCGCGACGGCGATGCACAGCATGCCGAAGGATTCGGGTCCGCTCGGGCGCTCGCCGAGTTCGAGCCAGCCGCTCAGCACGCCGACGGCCGGAATCGCGAGCGACGACAGGCCGGCAAGGCCGGCGGGCATGCGGTCGAGGATGAACACCCACATCAGCCACGCGAGCCCCGTCGCCAGCAGGCCGTTGTAGATCAGCGCGGCGATGAAATATGGCGTCAGGCGCGGTGGCTCGGACGGCAGCCACCATGCGATGACACACAGCACCAGCGAGCCCAGCAGCATCTGCCACGCGGTCAGCGACAGCAGGTCGACGCTCACGCGGGCACGCAGCCGCTTGAGCACGATCGCGCTCGCCGCCCAAGCGACGCTGCCGAGCAGCGCCAGCGTCGTGCTGAAGAGATCGCCCTGCGGTTTGGACGGGTCGAGGATGAAGACGAGCCCGACCAGCGCCAGCGCGACGGCGACCCACTGCAGGCCGCGCACCCGTTCGCCGAGAAACACCCACGCCATCGGCAGCAGCCAGAACGGCATCGCATAGACGAGCACTGCCGTCTTGCCGGCACCGCCGCTGACGAGCGCCCACTGGATCAGCGCCGTGAAGGCGGTGGTCTGCAGCAGGCCGAGCAGCAGCGTCGGGCCGAGGGCGACCGGGCGCAGCGGCTGACGCCGCAGCGCGAGCACCGCGAACAGCGCGAGCGCCCCGAACAGTGTGCGGATCGCCGAAAAATCGAACGGATCGGCATAACGCATGACGTTCTTCATGACGACCCAGTTGTAGCCCCAGATCAGTGACAGCAGCACGAGGATTCCGGCCGCCAGTTTGAGTTCGAGATTTTTTTTCATTGTCTGCCCTGTTGGAACATGTGCCGCCGGCCCGCCCGCCGTATTTTCGAGGCACTGCGACGAGGCGTGCCGCACCGTGATTGTGCATCCGGCTTGCCGACATGCACCACGACCGGGATTCCGGTGGTGCGCCGCAGCGCTGGATATTCCCAGGATATTGAAACAAAACGTTTAATTTTTTCGGTTCGGTTTTTGCTTAGTTGATCGGATTTGCCAGTGGAGTCCGTTCATGGAGCAGTTCAAGACCTCGGCCGACGTCCTCTTTGTATTGCTCGGCGCCATCATGGTGCTCGCGATGCACGCGGGATTCGCCTTCCTCGAAGTCGGCACGGTGCGCAAGAAGAACCAGGTGAACGCGCTGGTGAAGATCATCAGCGATTTCGCGATGTCCTCGATCGCGTATTTCGTCGTCGGCTACTCGATCGCCTACGGCAGCGATTTTTTCGTCGGTGCCGACCGCCTCGTCGCCGGCTCGGGCTATGAACTGGTCAAGTTCTTCTTCCTGCTCACTTTCGCCGCGGCCATTCCCGCGATCATCTCCGGCGGCATCGCGGAGCGCGCGCGCTTCGGGCCGCAGCTGATCGCGACATTCGTGATCGTCGGCTTTCTCTACCCGTTCTTCGAAGGCGTCGTCTGGAACGGCAACTTCGGTTTCCAGAGCTGGCTCGAAGCCGCGTTCGGCGCGAAGTTCCACGACTTCGCCGGCAGCGTCGTCGTGCATGCCTTCGGTGGCTGGATCGCGCTGCCCGCCGTGCTGCTGCTCGGCGCGCGCCGCGGGCGCTACCACAAGAACGGCGCGATCTCCGCGCATCCGCCGTCGAGCATCCCGTTCCTCGCGCTCGGGGCGTGGATCCTGACCGTCGGCTGGTTCGGCTTCAACGTGATGAGCGCGCAGCGGCTCGACGCCGTCAATGGGCTCGTCGCGATCAATTCGTTGATGGCGATGGTCGGCGGCACGCTCGCCGCGCTCGCCGCCGGGCGCAACGACCCGGGCTTCGTGCATAACGGCCCGCTCGCGGGACTGGTCGCGGTGTGCGCCGGCTCGGACCTGATGCACCCCGGCGGTGCGCTGGTGGTCGGTGCGGTCGCCGGCGGCCTGTTCGTGTTCCTGTTCACGGTCGCGCAGAACCGCTGGAAAATCGACGACGTGCTCGGCGTGTGGCCGCTGCACGGCCTGTGCGGCGCGTGGGGCGGCATCGCGGCCGGAATCTTCGGCTCGACCGCGCTCGGCGGCCTCGGCGGCGTCAGCTTAGCGGCGCAGACGATCGGAACGCTCGCCGGCATCGTCGTGGCGCTCGCCGGCGGCACGGTGGTCTACGGCGCGATCAAGGCGACGATGGGGCTACGGCTCGACCCCGAACAGGAATTCGCCGGCGCCGACCTGTCGCTGCACAGGATCTCGGCGACCGCGGAGCGCGAAACGTCGTGGTGAGCGGCCGTGATCGCAGGAAGCAGGTTATGCCGATTCGTTCCGCCACGAGTCCCCCGGCATGATCCGCTTCATGAACTCATCAAAGAGCGGGACGGTGAAGGCCGTATCTCCATGCGATGGGCTCCACACCATACCCTTGTTGATGATCTTCCCTCGTGTGGGGGCAAGGGCCGAAACCTCCCGGCCAAGGACGGCGGCAATATCGCCGGAGCGGTGTGGCCCGGGCCCCAGTTCGGCCATCGCTCTGAGGTAACGGCGCTCCAGGGGGGTCATGCGGTCGAATCGCACCCGGAAGAAGCTTTCATCAAGGGCAGCGATCGCGACAGTGCTGGCTCGCTCTACATTGGACAGCGTAATCGGGCTGGCATCGGCCAAATCCCAAGCGTGCTTCCCCCATTCCTGAAGAAAGTAGGGATAGCCCCGCGTATGAGCAATGATCGCCTTGACCGCGTCGTCGTCGAACTTGACGCCCAGCGCCTCGGCTGGCGCTTCCAGGGCTTTGCGTGCATCAGCGCTGGCAAGGGGGCCGACCTCCGGGTAATCGAAGAGCCGCTCGGCATAGGATTTGGCACTGCCGGCCCGTTCCCGTAACTGAGGGAGACCCGCGCCGACGAGCATGACCGGCAAGCGCAGCTGGGCACACCGATGCAGCGCAGAAATCAATGCCGCAAATTGCGCTTCGTTGATGTACTGAAGTTCATCGATGAACATTACCACTGCCGTGCCGGCCTCTTTCGCAGCGATCCCGACCTGTTCCAGAAGGGTAGCCAGATCGGTTTCCAGATCGCCGTTATCGGCAAGTCCGGGTTCGGGTTCGTAATCGATGCCGACTTCGATGTCGTGGTATGTGATCCGCAAAGCCTTGGCAAAACCCGCCAGGGCGCTGAGCCCTCGCTTCGCCACGTCCTTTGCTGCTTCGACTCGGCTCAGACGCAACAGCGCGACTCGTAACTGAGGGGCCAGGAGCGCCGGCAATGATCGCCCCTCAGGGGCTTCCATGCGGACGGTCTGCATTCCGTCGGCTTCGGTATCGATACGCATCCGTTCGAGGAGTACGGTTTTACCGACTCCCCGAAGCCCCACCAAGAGGACACTCTTGGCCGGATTGCCGATCCGGATCCGCTGCAGCGCGATTCGCACGATGCGGCGCAACTCGTCTCGGCCAGCCAGCTCTGGCGGCGGAGAGCCGGCTCCTGGGGCGTATGGGTTACGTACAGGATCCACGGTTATACCAACCTTACCAATGTTATCGTCGCAAGATAATATTGGTAAGCTTAGTTGATATCAAGCGCTGGCCATTGAAGGCCGATGAAACTCCTGTGCGAATAGCCAGCAGCGGGTAAGCTCGCGAACCCGCCATGCGATGTTTTCAAGGCGCCGGAAACCGGCGCCCTGCTCCCGTCGGGACCCGGCTGGCCCCACGCCCCCGGCGGACGCCGCGGCACCTTCGGTTCGATGCGGTGTCCCTACAGCAACTCGCAATCCACCGCTCGCGAACGCCGCCGCCCCCGGAGAACCCCCGATGCTTCGTACCCTCAACGACCTGTTTCGTTCGCTGTTCGATGCCCCTCCCCCCACCGATGAACCGGCCGGCCAGCACGCGCTGCAACTGGCGACCGCGGTGCTGCTCGTCGAGGTGATGCGCAGCGACGCGAAGATCGGCGCGCAGGAACGGCGCACCGTGCTCGCGGCCCTGCGCGACAAGTTCGCCCTCGCCGACGACGAACTCGAGCGCCTGTTTGAACTGGCCGAAACACACGCCCGCGAAGCGACCGATTTCCATCATTTCACCTCGAAGATCAACAAGGGTTTCAGCGCCGAACAAAAATTACGCATCGTCGAATTGCTGTGGCAGGTCGCGCTCGCCGACGGCCACATCAGTCATCACGAAAACCACCTGATGCGCAAGCTCGGCGACCTGCTCCACATTCCTCACGCCGCCTACGTCGCCGCGAAGCAGCGCGCCCGGCAGCACATGAACGTGCCCGACGCGCCAGCCGCTCCGTGATCGCA
This region includes:
- a CDS encoding GlcG/HbpS family heme-binding protein, translating into MKDIKALTLDDVKRIAAAAEAEAVANGWAVSIAVCDAGGHPLWLQRMDGAPLMSAVVAPEKARTCVMTGKPSKVFEDMVNSGRYAALAMPVVPLEGGEPIVIDANVIGAVGVSGVKAGEDAQVARAGVEALTGAAA
- a CDS encoding glycosyltransferase family 4 protein — translated: MKAIDFVTEECGQRPSSLRVALVTETWSPEVNGVAMTLGRIVEGLIARGHHVQLVRPRQAVAEHAADSPGLEQVLARGMAIPSYEGLRFGLPAKARLAGMWFRQRPDVVHVATEGPLGWSAVSAAAKLGIPTTSDFHTNFDHYAEHYGVGWMKQPLSAYLKRLHNRTAVTFVPTRAMARDLAERGYRNLDVIARGVDTQRFHPARRDAALRRSWRVGDGGLAVISVGRLAPEKNLPLVLEAFEAIRRGRPDARLVIVGDGPSRRALQENHPEHHFAGIRLGDDLAAHYASADLFLFPSLSETYGNVTLEAMASGLCVVAYDCAAASEVIGDGRDGLLARPGDAAGFVAQSARAARDDALRMRLAANARVRSASLDWERIHDRFADALRQVVDHARAGGRELPPSAAPVR
- a CDS encoding glycerate kinase type-2 family protein: MPRTAREVLRNMFAAAVAAAQPERCVPPHLPAPPQGRTIVIGAGKASAAMAQALERHWPGELSGLVVTAYGHAVPCERIEIVEAAHPVPDGAGLAAARRMLELVHGLDADDLVICLISGGGSALLPLPAHGLSLDDKQAVSRALLRSGATIAEMNCVRRHLSAIKGGRLAAACHPARIVNLLISDVPGDDPADIASGPTVGDATTCADALGIARRYRIELPGAARELLESGAGETVKPGDARLERVSTTLVATPQIALQAAASIALGAGYTPVLLGDSIEGEARDVGKVMAGIARQVRRHGQPVAPPCVLLSGGETTVTVRGNGRGGRNVEFLLALALALDGEPGVHALAGDTDGVDGQEEIAGAFVSPDTLARARSLDIAPRDRLDDNDAHGFFEALGDALVTGPTLTNVNDFRAILVL
- a CDS encoding aldehyde dehydrogenase family protein; the encoded protein is MTLLRDKFFIDGRWVAAQGRGFIDVIDPSDASVYARIPEGVPADAEAAIAAARGAFDSWSRTSPAERAQYLERIATGFQARSDELALAIAHEVGMPLKMASRIQVGGPLASWQHYAKLAREFEWEARVGNSLVVREPVGVVGAITPWNFPLNQITLKVAPALAAGCTVVLKPSEVAPINAFILAEIIEAAGLPAGVFNLITGYGPVVGEVLASDPRVDMVSFTGSTRAGRRVAELAAATVKKVALELGGKSAAIVLDDADLAAAVKGTVSNCLLNSGQTCSAHTRLLVPRAKLAEAATLAAATASSFKVGPALAEGSRLGPLVSQAQRDRVVDYIRRGLDEGARLACGGVDAALGGDGFFVAPTVLVVEDPKASVAQEEIFGPVLVILPHDGDEDAVRIANDSIYGLAGSVWAGTDEHALAVARRIRTGQVDVNGAPWNPLAPFGGYRQSGLGRENGVYGLEEFLEYKAIQLRPAR
- the hyi gene encoding hydroxypyruvate isomerase, coding for MPRFAANLTMLFNELDFLERFDAAAQAGFRGVEFQFPYALPKEAIAERLDRAGLVQVLHNLPAGDWEHGERGIACHPDRIGEFQDGVGCAIEYAQALGCTQLNCLAGIAPPGVDPDTLRETFVANLRFAAGKLGEAGIRLLIEPINTWDIPGFYLNRTAQAAALIDAVGSDNLFIQYDIYHAQRMEGELGNTIARHLPKIAHMQLADTPGRNEPGTGEINFAWLFAHIDRLGYDGWIGCEYRPAAGTMDGLGWIDALARAR
- a CDS encoding ammonium transporter, with translation MEQFKTSADVLFVLLGAIMVLAMHAGFAFLEVGTVRKKNQVNALVKIISDFAMSSIAYFVVGYSIAYGSDFFVGADRLVAGSGYELVKFFFLLTFAAAIPAIISGGIAERARFGPQLIATFVIVGFLYPFFEGVVWNGNFGFQSWLEAAFGAKFHDFAGSVVVHAFGGWIALPAVLLLGARRGRYHKNGAISAHPPSSIPFLALGAWILTVGWFGFNVMSAQRLDAVNGLVAINSLMAMVGGTLAALAAGRNDPGFVHNGPLAGLVAVCAGSDLMHPGGALVVGAVAGGLFVFLFTVAQNRWKIDDVLGVWPLHGLCGAWGGIAAGIFGSTALGGLGGVSLAAQTIGTLAGIVVALAGGTVVYGAIKATMGLRLDPEQEFAGADLSLHRISATAERETSW
- a CDS encoding DMT family transporter produces the protein MKKNLELKLAAGILVLLSLIWGYNWVVMKNVMRYADPFDFSAIRTLFGALALFAVLALRRQPLRPVALGPTLLLGLLQTTAFTALIQWALVSGGAGKTAVLVYAMPFWLLPMAWVFLGERVRGLQWVAVALALVGLVFILDPSKPQGDLFSTTLALLGSVAWAASAIVLKRLRARVSVDLLSLTAWQMLLGSLVLCVIAWWLPSEPPRLTPYFIAALIYNGLLATGLAWLMWVFILDRMPAGLAGLSSLAIPAVGVLSGWLELGERPSGPESFGMLCIAVALGLISAIALRGRQLQARAASAGSRS
- a CDS encoding NnrS family protein, whose translation is MKFSTHPVWLVGFRPFFILACLSGIVFPLAWAAIFADHAALPSQRFSGVQWHAHEMFFGFGWAVIGGFLLTASKNWVQIRGHHGPALMLLVALWLFERIGMLFGAGWPPALFALSNVAFLAAIVAMLMWTLVRHRATDSFRDNYFFLLILPAFLLAKYLILSPEHFRAGWLMALGLFRVAFLVMMERTLTQFMKGIFQVELLRHPLLDTAIKLLAVSLALAGLMPPSLAATISCVLALLLAIRFVFWKPQLGLRRLDLAVMYLGYLAIIAQLLLAALDTWAPPAWTGALALHVFTFGTMGLVVPAMLVRISKGHTGRKVVFEPADRFALWIMLAGFVLRIVLTQLDPGRYVLWIDLSALCWAACFGLLAWRYTPFLLQARIDGKEH
- a CDS encoding outer membrane protein assembly factor BamE: MKIFTRLLCAAALGLVAAACSKVTVENYDKIKVGMTYEEVKQLLGAPNQCSDVMTVKSCTWGDEKRHVQVSFVADQVVLFNSENLR
- a CDS encoding UDP-2,3-diacylglucosamine diphosphatase, yielding MPAVRSVFISDVHLGTRACQAERLLEFLREYPSEHLYLVGDIVDFWAMSRSIQWSAAQNTVVQKVLRRARHGCRVLFIPGNHDEALRQHIGTAFGDIRVESEWVHEAADGRRYWLVHGDEYDQVTRHHRWLAVLGDVGYNALVRINHWLSWLRRVLHIPGYWSLAGYAKQKVKRAVNFIFDFESAIAHATRKKGLDGVICGHIHWAADHEIEGVRYMNCGDWVDSCSAIVEHADGRMEIVRWASPQIRTETAAFAEEAA